DNA from Homo sapiens chromosome 1, GRCh38.p14 Primary Assembly:
caggccctgTTTTGCTCCCTTTCCCCCTTCACCCCCAGCCCATGTCCTGCTGTCTCCTCCCTGAATGGTGGACCCTCAGCCCCTCCTGTACAAGATGGTCAAGCGGTGCCTCATGCATTTGTTCATTCGACCTGTCCTGAGAGTTTGTGACATGCTGGCACGGGGCCAATGTTGAGTCCACCAGGATGGGAGGGTGGCCAGGCTCTGAGCCACTGAGCACCAGCTGGCCAGGATGGGTCTTCAACAAGAAATCTCACTGGTAAGTGATGACAGCATGGGACCAGGGTCCCATGAAGACCTGCTGGAGGGCCGCACCTCTGGGAAGGTAGACTTGGAGCTTGGTCCAGTGAAGAGGGAACAGCACGGGGAACAGCGTGTGTGAGGGTCCCGCCATGTCTCAGCCCTTTCCTGGCCCCCGCACTTAGCCTTCGGTGCCCATCTTCAGGGTCAGGGGAAGCCCAGGCCAAAGCGGGCCGGGAAGGGGCCCTGTGGATAAGGCCGAGAGCCTGTCCCAAAATAGGGCCGGCAGGATTTCCCACCCATAAAAGGCTCTTGGAATCTGGACCCCGGGGACCCCAGGCAGCCAGGCCCAGCTAAAACTCAGCTGCCACCACTGCCCCAGCACTCTGCCCACAGCAGCCCTGGTGTCACCACCCTGCAGAATCCTGTCAGACAACCACCGACATGGTAAGGCTGCTCTCTGTGCCCGATGGAGTCTCTGGTGGGCTGGCTGGGTAGGTTGAGCTGGAACCTGGAGGTGCAATGACCTGCCACGGAGCCTGGGCAGGAAGGGGCTGAGGTAGAAGAGGGGGCCAAGCCCTGCTGCCACCAACACAGCCCTTGTTCCGGGGCCAGGGTGGAGCAGCCCTTTCTGAAAGCTGGCTCCCAGATGGgcagcagcagtggtggcagGCAGGTGTGGCCCGGTGCTGGACTCTCCCTCCGGAATGCCACACAGGCTGGAGCCCAGGGTTCTGCTTCCTGGGCTGTATCCCAATCCTGGGCTGGAAGCCTTTCCCGGGCCAGGGCTGGGCTCCTCCCCACCCTGCTCTCGGCTTCCTTCACCTGCCTCACCTGGTGTCCATTGCCAGGCTCCAGGGCCGCTGCCTGGCCCGCCTGGccctgcagctgctgctgttCCCTCGCACGCTGGCTCCTGCCTGTCTGGCCCTTGCCCCTGTTAGCTGCCTGGCAGAGCCCTGCTGGCCCTGCAAACCCCTGGCGTGTGACCCCTTGTCCTGGAAGCCTGCTCTCCGCTGGGGGCCTCCTCTCTTACCACTCACCTTGAAAGGCTGCCAATGGAGGAATGGGTGCAGGGGGTACCTCTGACCCTTCCCTGGACACAGGGGCAGAAGGGGCTCCTGGTCAGGCCGGTGCGGGTGTCCCCTGCAGACAGAGCGCCTGTCGGCTGAGCAGATCAAGGAGTACAAGGGAGTCTTTGAGATGTTCGACGAAGAGGGCAACGGGGAGGTGAAGACGGGGGAGCTGGAGTGGCTCATGAGCCTGCTGGGTATCAACCCCACCAAGAGTGAGCTGGCCTCAATGGCCAAGGATGTGGACAGAGACAGTGAGCTCATggctggagtggggtgggcaGCCTCGGGGGGGCCCTGGGTCAGGTGTCAGTGCCTACGGGGGGAAGAGGCAAAGCCCATGGGGAGTGCTGTGCCCCATCCCTTGAGCCCCAGCTGTGCCCCTTGCAGACAAAGGGTTCTTCAACTGCGATGGTTTCCTGGCACTAATGGGAGTTTACCATGAGAAGGCCCAGAACCAGGAGAGCGAGCTGAGGGCGGCATTCCGTGTCTTTGACAAAGAGGGCAAGGGCTACATTGACTGGAACACACTCAAGTAGGGCCCGGGTTGGGGGCGGGTGGTGGGCGGGCACGGGCAGGGCCGATGGAGTGGCTCAGCGCCAGGCCCCGTAGGTACGTGCTAATGAACGCAGGGGAGCCCCTCAACGAGGTGGAGGCGGAGCAGATGATGAAGGAGGCCGACAAGGATGGGGACAGGACCATCGACTATGAGGGTGAGTGGCCTGGAGCCCTGGGAGCCGTTGGCTGGGCCGGGGCAAGCTGC
Protein-coding regions in this window:
- the CALML6 gene encoding calmodulin-like protein 6 isoform X1, whose protein sequence is MGLQQEISLVSDDSMGPGSHEDLLEGRTSGKQPWCHHPAESCQTTTDMTERLSAEQIKEYKGVFEMFDEEGNGEVKTGELEWLMSLLGINPTKSELASMAKDVDRDNKGFFNCDGFLALMGVYHEKAQNQESELRAAFRVFDKEGKGYIDWNTLKYVLMNAGEPLNEVEAEQMMKEADKDGDRTIDYEEFVAMMTGESFKLIQ
- the CALML6 gene encoding calmodulin-like protein 6 isoform 1 (similar to GenBank Accession Number NT_004350; isoform 1 is encoded by transcript variant 1); translation: MGLQQEISLQPWCHHPAESCQTTTDMTERLSAEQIKEYKGVFEMFDEEGNGEVKTGELEWLMSLLGINPTKSELASMAKDVDRDNKGFFNCDGFLALMGVYHEKAQNQESELRAAFRVFDKEGKGYIDWNTLKYVLMNAGEPLNEVEAEQMMKEADKDGDRTIDYEEFVAMMTGESFKLIQ
- the CALML6 gene encoding calmodulin-like protein 6 isoform 2 (isoform 2 is encoded by transcript variant 2), with translation MGLQQEISLTERLSAEQIKEYKGVFEMFDEEGNGEVKTGELEWLMSLLGINPTKSELASMAKDVDRDNKGFFNCDGFLALMGVYHEKAQNQESELRAAFRVFDKEGKGYIDWNTLKYVLMNAGEPLNEVEAEQMMKEADKDGDRTIDYEEFVAMMTGESFKLIQ